A stretch of the Apteryx mantelli isolate bAptMan1 chromosome 3, bAptMan1.hap1, whole genome shotgun sequence genome encodes the following:
- the TAAR1 gene encoding trace amine-associated receptor 1, whose protein sequence is MQLCCESVNGSCIKSTWSNSIRISMYIVMAFIILATVVGNLTVIISISHFKQLHTPTNFLILSMATVDFLLGFFIMPYSMVRSVEHCWYFGKFFCKIHTSMDIMLSTASIFHLSFISVDRYYAVCDPLRYKSKINTFVILVMIFISWTVPAAFAFGMIFLELNLRGAEEIYNHIHCAGGCFVFFSETSGVVASMVSFYIPGFVMLYIYRKIYSIAKRQARSIDAISQKKIQFEMKHHISCCRERKAAKTLGIVMGVFLICWSPFFFFTATNPFMNYVTPPILIDALVWFGYLNSTFNPIVYAFFYICFRRALRMVLFGKVFKQDSSRTQLFLE, encoded by the coding sequence ATGCAGCTGTGTTGTGAATCCGTAAATGGCTCTTGCATAAAAAGCACCTGGTCAAACAGTATCCGCATTTCCATGTATATCGTCATGGCTTTCATTATTCTGGCCACAGTAGTTGGAAATCTGACAGTTATCATCTCAATATCACATTTCAAGCAGCTCCATACACCTACCAATTTCCTGATACTTTCCATGGCTACAGTTGACTTTTTGCTGGGATTCTTCATCATGCCTTACAGCATGGTGCGCTCTGTTGAGCACTGCTGGTATTTTGGGAAGTTCTTTTGCAAGATCCACACGAGCATGGACATTATGCTGAGCACAGCTTCCATCTTCCATCTCTCCTTTATATCTGTTGATCGTTACTATGCTGTTTGTGATCCTCTGAGATACAAATCAAAGATAAATACTTTTGTCATCCTGGTCATGATATTCATAAGTTGGACTGTTCCTGCGGCTTTTGCTTTTGGGATGATCTTTCTAGAGCTGAACCTGAGAGGGGCAGAAGAGATTTATAATCACATCCATTGTGCAGGaggatgctttgttttttttagtgaaaCTTCAGGtgttgtggcctccatggtgtctTTTTACATTCCTGGATTTGTTATGCTGTACATCTATAGGAAAATATACTCTATAGCCAAGAGGCAAGCAAGATCCATTGATGCCATTAGCCAAAAAAAGAtacaatttgaaatgaagcacCACATTTCATGCTGCAGAGAAAGGAAAGCTGCAAAGACACTAGGCATAGTGATGGGAGTATTTCTCATATGCTGGAGTCCATTCTTCTTCTTTACAGCAACCAATCCATTTATGAATTACGTGACACCTCCTATTCTCATTGatgctttggtttggtttggttattTAAATTCTACATTTAATCCAAttgtttatgcatttttttacatttgttttcgCAGGGCATTAAGGATGGTTCTGTTTGGAAAAGTTTTTAAACAAGACTCTTCCAGGACTCAATTATTTCTAGAGTAA
- the LOC106497888 gene encoding trace amine-associated receptor 5, translating to MIPALCYEANGSCFRTLHPFGIQLAIYLACALGMLLTVLGNLLVVIVVSHFKALHTPTNFLLLSLALADLLLGLIVLPFSTVRSVESCWYFGDDFCKLHTFLDTVFCLTSIFHLCFISIDRHYAICDPLLYPTKFTVKVACIYIGVGWAVPMIYTSVFLYAKEITEGLGHFLRDMPCVGSCQLLFNKLWGWLNFPVFFFPCLIMIVLYIKIFIVANKQARLINSMNKSVGSQLHIGASKSERKAAKTLGVAVGIYLLCWLPFTIDTMVDSLLDFITPPVLFDILIWFAYFNSACNPLIYVFSYRWFRKAVKLVLTHGIFSSRTSTVDLYQE from the coding sequence ATGATCCCTGCATTGTGCTATGAGGCAAATGGCTCCTGCTTTCGGACCTTGCACCCTTTTGGGATCCAGCTGGCCATTTATCTGGCCTGTGCCTTGGGCATGCTGCTCACAGTACTGGGGAATCTGCTCGTTGTCATTGTAGTTTCCCATTTCAAAGCCCTGCACACCCCCACTAACTTCTTGCTCCTCTCCCTGGCCCTGGCTGACCTCCTCCTAGGGCTGATCGTGCTGCCCTTCAGCACTGTCCGATCTGTAGAGAGCTGTTGGTATTTTGGAGATGACTTCTGCAAGCTGCACACCTTTCTGGACACGGTCTTTTGCTTGACCTCCATATTTCATCTGTGTTTCATTTCCATTGACCGGCATTATGCTATCTGTGACCCTTTGCTCTACCCCACTAAGTTCACCGTAAAAGTAGCCTGCATTTACATTGGGGTGGGCTGGGCAGTCCCGATGATTTATACCTCTGTCTTCCTGTATGCTAAAGAGATCACAGAAGGACTGGGCCATTTCTTACGAGACATGCCCTGTGTTGGTAGCTGTCAGCTGCTGTTCAACAAGCTCTGGGGTTGGTTGAACTTCCcagttttcttcttcccttgCCTCATAATGATAGTTTtgtacataaaaatatttattgtggCTAACAAACAAGCCAGACTCATAAACAGCATGAATAAGAGTGTTGGGTCTCAGCTACACATAGGAGCATCCAAGAGCgaaaggaaagcagcaaagaCACTCGGGGTAGCTGTAGGAATCTACCTGCTGTGCTGGTTGCCCTTTACTATTGATACCATGGTAGACAGTCTTCTAGATTTCATTACTCCCCCAGTTCTCTTTGACATCCTAATCTGGTTTGCTTACTTTAACTCTGCCTGCAATCCCTTGATCTATGTATTTTCCTACCGTTGGTTCAGGAAGGCTGTGAAACTAGTCCTAACTCATGGGATCTTTAGTTCTAGAACATCTACAGTAGACTTGTACCAGGAATGA
- the TAAR2 gene encoding LOW QUALITY PROTEIN: trace amine-associated receptor 2 (The sequence of the model RefSeq protein was modified relative to this genomic sequence to represent the inferred CDS: deleted 1 base in 1 codon), translated as MFSPNILRDLTDCSAFGNRSCPETSRSPGVRKVVYLFMTGVFILTVLGNLAVIISISYFKQLHSLTSFLILSMAVTDFLLSFTIMPYSTVRSVENCWYFGITFCKVHYSFDLMLCLVSIFHLCSTTVDHFCAICRPLRYSSMMTVTAIRPIVAVCWSVPATLAFGVVFSEAYASGTEGYESFVKCRSSLCLVVFNKLWVTVLFTVGLFAPGCIMVGIYIKIFIVSQMHMCALTQVYTRTKNNMKNQLSRSKDRKAAKTLSKVMLGFLVCPFPYFFAILVDPFLKFSTPLPLFDALSWLSYFNSFCNPLIYGFFYPWFWKALKYILKGKIFNPHFRTTKLFSEDQSQ; from the exons ATGTTTTCTCCTAATATCTTGAGGGATTTGACTGATTGCTCTGCATTTGGAAATAGATCCTGTCCTGAGACCTCTAGGTCACCAGGAGTACGAAAGGTAGTGTATCTATTCATGACTGGAGTCTTCATTCTCACTGTCTTGGGGAATCTGGCCGTAATCATTTCCATCTCATATTTCAAGCAGCTTCACTCTCTGACCAGTTTCCTCATCCTGTCCATGGCTGTCACAGACTTCCTTCTGAGCTTCACCATTATGCCCTACAGCACGGTTAGGTCTGTGGAGAACTGCTGGTACTTTGGGATCACATTCTGCAAAGTTCATTACAGCTTTGACCTGATGCTCTGCTTAGTTTCCATCTTCCACCTTTGCTCCACTACTGTTGATCACTTTTGTGCAATCTGCCGCCCTCTGCGTTACTCCAGCATGATGACTGTCACTGCCATAAGACCAATAGTAGCAGTGTGCTGGTCGGTGCCTGCTACGCTTGCTTTTGGGGTGGTTTTCTCAGAAGCTTATGCTTCTGGAACAGAGGGCTATGAAAGCTTTGTTAAATGC CGCTCAAGTTTGTGTCTGGTTGTGTTCAACAAACTGTGGGTCACTGTTTTATTTACAGTTGGTTTATTTGCTCCTGGCTGTATTATGGTAggaatttatattaaaatttttatAGTCTCCCAAATGCATATGTGTGCATTGACCCAGGTATACACTCGCacaaaaaataatatgaaaaatcaGCTTTCTAGGAGTAAAGATAGGAAAGCTGCCAAGACATTGAGTAAAGTTATGCTGGGTTTCTTAGTATGCccatttccttatttttttgcCATCTTAGTTGAtccatttttaaaattctctACTCCTTTACCTTTGTTTGATGCTCTAAGCTGGCTCAGCTATTTCAATTCTTTCTGCAATCCATTAATATATGGATTTTTTTATCCATGGTTTTGGAAAGCACTTAAATATATCTTAAAGGGTAAAATATTCAACCCACATTTTCGCAcaacaaaacttttttctgaagatcAGTCACAGTAA